A window from Streptomyces sp. NBC_00299 encodes these proteins:
- a CDS encoding cysteine dioxygenase family protein, producing the protein MPAPSPRGSRLDVLVREIREALRAPSAGRPEQPGRRAADIVAAHLRHDDLLTEEQLAADPTAYKQHVLHIEPDGTFSVVALVWLPGQRTPIHDHVCWCVIGVHRGAEEEIRYRLVDEDGSPHLVPVDVTVNHIGTVAHLSPPGDIHEVRSATDGLTVSLHVYGADVGRLGTSVRRRYDLPVRSPHAVLGAAQRPARP; encoded by the coding sequence ATGCCCGCTCCCTCCCCCAGGGGATCGCGCCTGGACGTCCTCGTCAGGGAGATCCGCGAGGCGCTGCGCGCCCCGTCCGCCGGCCGGCCCGAACAGCCGGGCCGGCGGGCCGCGGACATCGTCGCCGCCCATCTGCGCCACGACGACCTGCTGACCGAGGAGCAGCTGGCCGCCGACCCCACCGCGTACAAGCAGCACGTTCTGCACATCGAGCCGGACGGCACGTTCTCCGTCGTCGCCCTCGTGTGGCTGCCCGGTCAGCGCACCCCGATCCACGACCACGTCTGCTGGTGTGTGATCGGCGTCCACCGGGGGGCCGAGGAGGAGATCCGCTACCGGCTCGTCGACGAGGACGGCTCACCGCACCTCGTCCCCGTCGACGTCACCGTCAACCACATCGGCACCGTCGCCCACCTCTCACCGCCGGGGGACATCCACGAGGTCCGCAGCGCGACCGACGGCCTGACCGTCTCCCTGCACGTGTACGGCGCCGACGTCGGCAGGCTCGGTACCAGCGTCCGGCGACGCTACGACCTGCCGGTGCGGTCGCCGCACGCCGTCCTCGGTGCGGCACAGCGGCCCGCCAGACCGTAA